One segment of Ziziphus jujuba cultivar Dongzao chromosome 12, ASM3175591v1 DNA contains the following:
- the LOC125418488 gene encoding LEAF RUST 10 DISEASE-RESISTANCE LOCUS RECEPTOR-LIKE PROTEIN KINASE-like 1.1 isoform X3: MVNSPSCFLFLAFVFAAVTNLSTTTTALKFQRVTDEERFKECNQEFTCESTRSQLRFKYPFWGGGDEMSHCGLTGFKLTCRENYAVIEIMKENFTILEIKWDEQIVTVVRMDMLDDGCPDYEFINITVYNKTFECAPSNEKLTYSYGCSSSNISSRKVPQEKGFTCTPNETVPGLYTMETPHQTNKISCTNTTDIPVLPKYYRYLQSNKMAAKDVVKEGFDLRYKFDTKEACSECLRSGGQCGCNEVSKEFVCFYEGDGGSRKWKLGLGIGVGFLGLFLIAIFIICCYKKRRASSNIFSRSTTDPYLNTDVEGGSCYFGVPVFPFNDLAKATNNFASEKELGDGGFGSVYHGKLKDGREVAVKRLYEHNYKRVEQFMNEIEILTRLRHRNLVSLYGCTSRHSRELLLVYEYIPNGTVADHLHGEQAKPGLLPWSIRMSIAIETATALAYLHASEIVHRDVKTNNILLDNNFTVKVADFGLSRLFPNDVTHVSTAPQGTPGYVDPEYHQCYQLTSKSDVYSFGVVLIELISSLPAVDITRHRHEINLANLATSKIQKCEFHELIDPSTGFETDSEVRRMTIAVAELAFQCLQQNKEMRPSMEEVLETLKSIESREDSPDENQEKEFDDIRIIKSEQPPPPSPECDEVGLLKNMRPPASPISVTHKWPSTRSITPNVSG; this comes from the exons ATGGTTAATTCACCTTCCTGCTTTCTCTTCTTGGCCTTTGTTTTTGCTGCTGTGACCAACTTATCCACTACTACCACTGCCTTAAAGTTTCAGAGAGTCACAGATGAAGAAAGATTCAAAGAATGTAACCAGGAATTTACATGTGAATCAACTAGAAGCCAACTCAGATTCAAATATCCATTTTGGGGTGGTGGTGATGAGATGTCACACTGTGGTCTTACAGGGTTCAAACTCACCTGCAGAGAAAATTACGCTGTGATAGAGattatgaaagaaaattttaccaTTTTGGAGATCAAATGGGATGAACAAATTGTAACAGTTGTCCGCATGGATATGTTGGATGATGGTTGTCCTGATTACGAATTTATCAACATCACAGTCTATAACAAGACTTTCGAATGTGCTCCCTCTAATGAAAAGCTCACTTATTCATATGGCTGCTCCTCTTCCAATATTTCAAGTCGTAAGGTGCCTCAGGAGAAGGGCTTTACCTGTACACCAAATGAAACGGTTCCGGGTTTGTATACGATGGAAACACCCCATCAGACTAATAAAATCTCCTGCACTAATACGACTGATATTCCAGTTCTTCCCAAGTATTATCGGTATCTACAATCAAACAAAATGGCAGCGAAAGACGTTGTGAAGGAAGGATTTGATTTAAGATACAAGTTTGATACTAAGGAAGCTTGTTCTGAGTGCTTGCGTTCTGGTGGGCAATGCGGATGCAACGAAGTTTCAAAGGAATTTGTATGCTTCTACGAAG GAGACGGGGGCTCGAGGAAGTGGAAGTTAGGACTAG GTATCGGAGTGGGATTTCTAGGTTTATTTCTAATAGCCATCTTTATAATCTGCTGCTACAAAAAGAGACGTGCTTCTTCAAATATTTTCTCCAGGAGCACCACTGATCCTTACTTAAATACAGACGTAGAAGGGGGCAGCTGTTACTTTGGGGTCCCTGTTTTTCCCTTCAACGATCTTGCAAAAGCTACCAATAACTTCGCTAGCGAAAAAGAACTTGGAGATGGAGGTTTTGGATCTGTATATCATG GCAAACTCAAAGATGGTAGGGAAGTTGCGGTCAAGCGCTTATATGAGCACAACTACAAACGAGTAGAACAGTTCATGAATGAAATTGAAATCCTTACACGCCTTCGCCACAGAAATCTAGTCTCCCTTTATGGCTGCACTTCACGCCACAGCCGTGAACTCTTACTTGTGTATGAATACATTCCTAATGGCACTGTTGCTGATCATCTCCATGGTGAGCAAGCAAAACCTGGTTTGCTTCCCTGGTCTATTCGTATGAGCATTGCCATAGAAACAGCAACTGCATTAGCTTATCTCCATGCTTCTGAGATTGTACACCGTGATGTGAAGACTAataacattcttcttgacaacaaCTTCACTGTGAAAGTTGCAGATTTTGGTCTTTCCCGGTTGTTCCCCAACGATGTCACTCACGTATCAACTGCTCCACAAGGGACTCCTGGTTATGTTGATCCAGAGTATCATCAATGTTACCAGCTAACTAGTAAGAGTGATGTCTACAGCTTTGGGGTTGTCCTCATTGAGCTTATATCATCTCTGCCTGCAGTTGATATAACTAGGCATAGGCATGAGATTAACTTGGCTAACTTAGCAACAAGCAAGATTCAAAAGTGTGAATTCCATGAGTTGATCGATCCAAGTACTGGTTTTGAGACAGATAGTGAAGTTAGAAGGATGACAATCGCAGTGGCAGAGTTGGCTTTTCAATGCTTGCAACAGAACAAGGAAATGAGACCTTCCATGGAAGAGGTTTTAGAGACTTTAAAGAGCATTGAAAGCAGGGAGGATAGTCCTGATGAGAATCAAGAGAAAGAGTTTGATGATATTAGAATAATAAAGAGCGAACAACCACCACCACCTTCACCAGAATGTGATGAGGTTGGGCTGTTGAAGAACATGAGACCTCCAGCTTCACCAATCTCTGTGACCCATAAATGGCCAAGTACTAGGTCTATAACACCTAATGTCAGTGGCTAA
- the LOC125418488 gene encoding LEAF RUST 10 DISEASE-RESISTANCE LOCUS RECEPTOR-LIKE PROTEIN KINASE-like 1.2 isoform X6: protein MNHNIFSSLILPFSLLIKNLFIIIIIINLTFLLLQDHYFVGAVDQYYLNCSLPARTCGDNQTIRFPFYLRDQQNPYCGYPGFEVSCDEDGHSILNLFVNDPYIVRHISYEKRSLIVSNAAISHNSTPNCIPPLQNISFPNERFKLPKQNQVFLLSDCSPPRVPEYEIGCSSENATNWILGVPENEKEQLGNLSKKCGDGKVVVMPVKDYDSSDDESVGMRQVLSRGFELTWKADDCSRCQNSGGVCGFNTSSYLFQCYCEDRPHRVRCQENIAGDGGSRKWKLGLGIGVGFLGLFLIAIFIICCYKKRRASSNIFSRSTTDPYLNTDVEGGSCYFGVPVFPFNDLAKATNNFASEKELGDGGFGSVYHGKLKDGREVAVKRLYEHNYKRVEQFMNEIEILTRLRHRNLVSLYGCTSRHSRELLLVYEYIPNGTVADHLHDFGLSRLFPNDVTHVSTAPQGTPGYVDPEYHQCYQLTSKSDVYSFGVVLIELISSLPAVDITRHRHEINLANLATSKIQKCEFHELIDPSTGFETDSEVRRMTIAVAELAFQCLQQNKEMRPSMEEVLETLKSIESREDSPDENQEKEFDDIRIIKSEQPPPPSPECDEVGLLKNMRPPASPISVTHKWPSTRSITPNVSG, encoded by the exons ATGAATCACAACATTTTTTCATCCCTCATATTACCCTTCTCCCTATTGATCAAAaacctcttcatcatcatcattatcatcaatcTCACTTTCTTGCTTTTACAAGACCACTACTTCGTTGGAGCTGTAGATCAATATTACCTAAATTGCAGCTTGCCCGCCAGAACTTGCGGTGATAACCAAACGATAAGGTTTCCGTTTTATCTTCGAGACCAACAAAACCCCTACTGTGGGTACCCTGGTTTCGAGGTCTCTTGCGATGAAGATGGCCACTCAATTCTCAATCTCTTCGTTAACGACCCTTACATCGTCCGCCACATCTCCTACGAGAAACGTTCTCTTATCGTCTCAAACGCCGCAATTTCACACAATTCAACACCCAATTGCATTCCTCCTCTGCAAAATATATCCTTTCCCAATGAAAGATTCAAGCTTCCAAAACAAAACCAAGTCTTTTTGCTCAGCGATTGCAGCCCACCTAGAGTTCCAGAGTACGAGATCGGTTGCTCTTCGGAAAACGCTACCAATTGGATATTGGGTGTGCCTGAGAATGAGAAAGAACAATTGGGCAACTTGTCTAAGAAGTGTGGAGATGGGAAAGTTGTGGTGATGCCGGTGAAAGATTACGATAGCAGTGATGACGAGAGTGTTGGAATGAGACAAGTTTTGAGCAGAGGATTCGAGCTCACATGGAAAGCCGACGACTGTAGCCGTTGCCAGAATAGTGGAGGGGTATGTGGATTCAATACTTCCTCTTACCTTTTTCAATGCTACTGTGAAGATAGGCCTCACCGTGTCCGTTGCCAAG AAAACATTGCAGGAGACGGGGGCTCGAGGAAGTGGAAGTTAGGACTAG GTATCGGAGTGGGATTTCTAGGTTTATTTCTAATAGCCATCTTTATAATCTGCTGCTACAAAAAGAGACGTGCTTCTTCAAATATTTTCTCCAGGAGCACCACTGATCCTTACTTAAATACAGACGTAGAAGGGGGCAGCTGTTACTTTGGGGTCCCTGTTTTTCCCTTCAACGATCTTGCAAAAGCTACCAATAACTTCGCTAGCGAAAAAGAACTTGGAGATGGAGGTTTTGGATCTGTATATCATG GCAAACTCAAAGATGGTAGGGAAGTTGCGGTCAAGCGCTTATATGAGCACAACTACAAACGAGTAGAACAGTTCATGAATGAAATTGAAATCCTTACACGCCTTCGCCACAGAAATCTAGTCTCCCTTTATGGCTGCACTTCACGCCACAGCCGTGAACTCTTACTTGTGTATGAATACATTCCTAATGGCACTGTTGCTGATCATCTCCATG ATTTTGGTCTTTCCCGGTTGTTCCCCAACGATGTCACTCACGTATCAACTGCTCCACAAGGGACTCCTGGTTATGTTGATCCAGAGTATCATCAATGTTACCAGCTAACTAGTAAGAGTGATGTCTACAGCTTTGGGGTTGTCCTCATTGAGCTTATATCATCTCTGCCTGCAGTTGATATAACTAGGCATAGGCATGAGATTAACTTGGCTAACTTAGCAACAAGCAAGATTCAAAAGTGTGAATTCCATGAGTTGATCGATCCAAGTACTGGTTTTGAGACAGATAGTGAAGTTAGAAGGATGACAATCGCAGTGGCAGAGTTGGCTTTTCAATGCTTGCAACAGAACAAGGAAATGAGACCTTCCATGGAAGAGGTTTTAGAGACTTTAAAGAGCATTGAAAGCAGGGAGGATAGTCCTGATGAGAATCAAGAGAAAGAGTTTGATGATATTAGAATAATAAAGAGCGAACAACCACCACCACCTTCACCAGAATGTGATGAGGTTGGGCTGTTGAAGAACATGAGACCTCCAGCTTCACCAATCTCTGTGACCCATAAATGGCCAAGTACTAGGTCTATAACACCTAATGTCAGTGGCTAA
- the LOC125418488 gene encoding LEAF RUST 10 DISEASE-RESISTANCE LOCUS RECEPTOR-LIKE PROTEIN KINASE-like 1.2 isoform X1, with protein MNHNIFSSLILPFSLLIKNLFIIIIIINLTFLLLQDHYFVGAVDQYYLNCSLPARTCGDNQTIRFPFYLRDQQNPYCGYPGFEVSCDEDGHSILNLFVNDPYIVRHISYEKRSLIVSNAAISHNSTPNCIPPLQNISFPNERFKLPKQNQVFLLSDCSPPRVPEYEIGCSSENATNWILGVPENEKEQLGNLSKKCGDGKVVVMPVKDYDSSDDESVGMRQVLSRGFELTWKADDCSRCQNSGGVCGFNTSSYLFQCYCEDRPHRVRCQENIAGDGGSRKWKLGLGIGVGFLGLFLIAIFIICCYKKRRASSNIFSRSTTDPYLNTDVEGGSCYFGVPVFPFNDLAKATNNFASEKELGDGGFGSVYHGKLKDGREVAVKRLYEHNYKRVEQFMNEIEILTRLRHRNLVSLYGCTSRHSRELLLVYEYIPNGTVADHLHGEQAKPGLLPWSIRMSIAIETATALAYLHASEIVHRDVKTNNILLDNNFTVKVADFGLSRLFPNDVTHVSTAPQGTPGYVDPEYHQCYQLTSKSDVYSFGVVLIELISSLPAVDITRHRHEINLANLATSKIQKCEFHELIDPSTGFETDSEVRRMTIAVAELAFQCLQQNKEMRPSMEEVLETLKSIESREDSPDENQEKEFDDIRIIKSEQPPPPSPECDEVGLLKNMRPPASPISVTHKWPSTRSITPNVSG; from the exons ATGAATCACAACATTTTTTCATCCCTCATATTACCCTTCTCCCTATTGATCAAAaacctcttcatcatcatcattatcatcaatcTCACTTTCTTGCTTTTACAAGACCACTACTTCGTTGGAGCTGTAGATCAATATTACCTAAATTGCAGCTTGCCCGCCAGAACTTGCGGTGATAACCAAACGATAAGGTTTCCGTTTTATCTTCGAGACCAACAAAACCCCTACTGTGGGTACCCTGGTTTCGAGGTCTCTTGCGATGAAGATGGCCACTCAATTCTCAATCTCTTCGTTAACGACCCTTACATCGTCCGCCACATCTCCTACGAGAAACGTTCTCTTATCGTCTCAAACGCCGCAATTTCACACAATTCAACACCCAATTGCATTCCTCCTCTGCAAAATATATCCTTTCCCAATGAAAGATTCAAGCTTCCAAAACAAAACCAAGTCTTTTTGCTCAGCGATTGCAGCCCACCTAGAGTTCCAGAGTACGAGATCGGTTGCTCTTCGGAAAACGCTACCAATTGGATATTGGGTGTGCCTGAGAATGAGAAAGAACAATTGGGCAACTTGTCTAAGAAGTGTGGAGATGGGAAAGTTGTGGTGATGCCGGTGAAAGATTACGATAGCAGTGATGACGAGAGTGTTGGAATGAGACAAGTTTTGAGCAGAGGATTCGAGCTCACATGGAAAGCCGACGACTGTAGCCGTTGCCAGAATAGTGGAGGGGTATGTGGATTCAATACTTCCTCTTACCTTTTTCAATGCTACTGTGAAGATAGGCCTCACCGTGTCCGTTGCCAAG AAAACATTGCAGGAGACGGGGGCTCGAGGAAGTGGAAGTTAGGACTAG GTATCGGAGTGGGATTTCTAGGTTTATTTCTAATAGCCATCTTTATAATCTGCTGCTACAAAAAGAGACGTGCTTCTTCAAATATTTTCTCCAGGAGCACCACTGATCCTTACTTAAATACAGACGTAGAAGGGGGCAGCTGTTACTTTGGGGTCCCTGTTTTTCCCTTCAACGATCTTGCAAAAGCTACCAATAACTTCGCTAGCGAAAAAGAACTTGGAGATGGAGGTTTTGGATCTGTATATCATG GCAAACTCAAAGATGGTAGGGAAGTTGCGGTCAAGCGCTTATATGAGCACAACTACAAACGAGTAGAACAGTTCATGAATGAAATTGAAATCCTTACACGCCTTCGCCACAGAAATCTAGTCTCCCTTTATGGCTGCACTTCACGCCACAGCCGTGAACTCTTACTTGTGTATGAATACATTCCTAATGGCACTGTTGCTGATCATCTCCATGGTGAGCAAGCAAAACCTGGTTTGCTTCCCTGGTCTATTCGTATGAGCATTGCCATAGAAACAGCAACTGCATTAGCTTATCTCCATGCTTCTGAGATTGTACACCGTGATGTGAAGACTAataacattcttcttgacaacaaCTTCACTGTGAAAGTTGCAGATTTTGGTCTTTCCCGGTTGTTCCCCAACGATGTCACTCACGTATCAACTGCTCCACAAGGGACTCCTGGTTATGTTGATCCAGAGTATCATCAATGTTACCAGCTAACTAGTAAGAGTGATGTCTACAGCTTTGGGGTTGTCCTCATTGAGCTTATATCATCTCTGCCTGCAGTTGATATAACTAGGCATAGGCATGAGATTAACTTGGCTAACTTAGCAACAAGCAAGATTCAAAAGTGTGAATTCCATGAGTTGATCGATCCAAGTACTGGTTTTGAGACAGATAGTGAAGTTAGAAGGATGACAATCGCAGTGGCAGAGTTGGCTTTTCAATGCTTGCAACAGAACAAGGAAATGAGACCTTCCATGGAAGAGGTTTTAGAGACTTTAAAGAGCATTGAAAGCAGGGAGGATAGTCCTGATGAGAATCAAGAGAAAGAGTTTGATGATATTAGAATAATAAAGAGCGAACAACCACCACCACCTTCACCAGAATGTGATGAGGTTGGGCTGTTGAAGAACATGAGACCTCCAGCTTCACCAATCTCTGTGACCCATAAATGGCCAAGTACTAGGTCTATAACACCTAATGTCAGTGGCTAA
- the LOC125418488 gene encoding LEAF RUST 10 DISEASE-RESISTANCE LOCUS RECEPTOR-LIKE PROTEIN KINASE-like 1.2 isoform X2 produces MNHNIFSSLILPFSLLIKNLFIIIIIINLTFLLLQDHYFVGAVDQYYLNCSLPARTCGDNQTIRFPFYLRDQQNPYCGYPGFEVSCDEDGHSILNLFVNDPYIVRHISYEKRSLIVSNAAISHNSTPNCIPPLQNISFPNERFKLPKQNQVFLLSDCSPPRVPEYEIGCSSENATNWILGVPENEKEQLGNLSKKCGDGKVVVMPVKDYDSSDDESVGMRQVLSRGFELTWKADDCSRCQNSGGVCGFNTSSYLFQCYCEDRPHRVRCQGDGGSRKWKLGLGIGVGFLGLFLIAIFIICCYKKRRASSNIFSRSTTDPYLNTDVEGGSCYFGVPVFPFNDLAKATNNFASEKELGDGGFGSVYHGKLKDGREVAVKRLYEHNYKRVEQFMNEIEILTRLRHRNLVSLYGCTSRHSRELLLVYEYIPNGTVADHLHGEQAKPGLLPWSIRMSIAIETATALAYLHASEIVHRDVKTNNILLDNNFTVKVADFGLSRLFPNDVTHVSTAPQGTPGYVDPEYHQCYQLTSKSDVYSFGVVLIELISSLPAVDITRHRHEINLANLATSKIQKCEFHELIDPSTGFETDSEVRRMTIAVAELAFQCLQQNKEMRPSMEEVLETLKSIESREDSPDENQEKEFDDIRIIKSEQPPPPSPECDEVGLLKNMRPPASPISVTHKWPSTRSITPNVSG; encoded by the exons ATGAATCACAACATTTTTTCATCCCTCATATTACCCTTCTCCCTATTGATCAAAaacctcttcatcatcatcattatcatcaatcTCACTTTCTTGCTTTTACAAGACCACTACTTCGTTGGAGCTGTAGATCAATATTACCTAAATTGCAGCTTGCCCGCCAGAACTTGCGGTGATAACCAAACGATAAGGTTTCCGTTTTATCTTCGAGACCAACAAAACCCCTACTGTGGGTACCCTGGTTTCGAGGTCTCTTGCGATGAAGATGGCCACTCAATTCTCAATCTCTTCGTTAACGACCCTTACATCGTCCGCCACATCTCCTACGAGAAACGTTCTCTTATCGTCTCAAACGCCGCAATTTCACACAATTCAACACCCAATTGCATTCCTCCTCTGCAAAATATATCCTTTCCCAATGAAAGATTCAAGCTTCCAAAACAAAACCAAGTCTTTTTGCTCAGCGATTGCAGCCCACCTAGAGTTCCAGAGTACGAGATCGGTTGCTCTTCGGAAAACGCTACCAATTGGATATTGGGTGTGCCTGAGAATGAGAAAGAACAATTGGGCAACTTGTCTAAGAAGTGTGGAGATGGGAAAGTTGTGGTGATGCCGGTGAAAGATTACGATAGCAGTGATGACGAGAGTGTTGGAATGAGACAAGTTTTGAGCAGAGGATTCGAGCTCACATGGAAAGCCGACGACTGTAGCCGTTGCCAGAATAGTGGAGGGGTATGTGGATTCAATACTTCCTCTTACCTTTTTCAATGCTACTGTGAAGATAGGCCTCACCGTGTCCGTTGCCAAG GAGACGGGGGCTCGAGGAAGTGGAAGTTAGGACTAG GTATCGGAGTGGGATTTCTAGGTTTATTTCTAATAGCCATCTTTATAATCTGCTGCTACAAAAAGAGACGTGCTTCTTCAAATATTTTCTCCAGGAGCACCACTGATCCTTACTTAAATACAGACGTAGAAGGGGGCAGCTGTTACTTTGGGGTCCCTGTTTTTCCCTTCAACGATCTTGCAAAAGCTACCAATAACTTCGCTAGCGAAAAAGAACTTGGAGATGGAGGTTTTGGATCTGTATATCATG GCAAACTCAAAGATGGTAGGGAAGTTGCGGTCAAGCGCTTATATGAGCACAACTACAAACGAGTAGAACAGTTCATGAATGAAATTGAAATCCTTACACGCCTTCGCCACAGAAATCTAGTCTCCCTTTATGGCTGCACTTCACGCCACAGCCGTGAACTCTTACTTGTGTATGAATACATTCCTAATGGCACTGTTGCTGATCATCTCCATGGTGAGCAAGCAAAACCTGGTTTGCTTCCCTGGTCTATTCGTATGAGCATTGCCATAGAAACAGCAACTGCATTAGCTTATCTCCATGCTTCTGAGATTGTACACCGTGATGTGAAGACTAataacattcttcttgacaacaaCTTCACTGTGAAAGTTGCAGATTTTGGTCTTTCCCGGTTGTTCCCCAACGATGTCACTCACGTATCAACTGCTCCACAAGGGACTCCTGGTTATGTTGATCCAGAGTATCATCAATGTTACCAGCTAACTAGTAAGAGTGATGTCTACAGCTTTGGGGTTGTCCTCATTGAGCTTATATCATCTCTGCCTGCAGTTGATATAACTAGGCATAGGCATGAGATTAACTTGGCTAACTTAGCAACAAGCAAGATTCAAAAGTGTGAATTCCATGAGTTGATCGATCCAAGTACTGGTTTTGAGACAGATAGTGAAGTTAGAAGGATGACAATCGCAGTGGCAGAGTTGGCTTTTCAATGCTTGCAACAGAACAAGGAAATGAGACCTTCCATGGAAGAGGTTTTAGAGACTTTAAAGAGCATTGAAAGCAGGGAGGATAGTCCTGATGAGAATCAAGAGAAAGAGTTTGATGATATTAGAATAATAAAGAGCGAACAACCACCACCACCTTCACCAGAATGTGATGAGGTTGGGCTGTTGAAGAACATGAGACCTCCAGCTTCACCAATCTCTGTGACCCATAAATGGCCAAGTACTAGGTCTATAACACCTAATGTCAGTGGCTAA
- the LOC125418488 gene encoding LEAF RUST 10 DISEASE-RESISTANCE LOCUS RECEPTOR-LIKE PROTEIN KINASE-like 1.2 isoform X4, with product MRLHKLFYLDKSIQVSILIFSFTLPVESVVPQDSRYEDCKPRNCGSGPEIRYPFYIHGAGVDFCGQPGFKVVCMENKPMYWTSRGPYIINDISYENQSMRVVAAEHLNATCFAPSHKFSIGHFSPFTYSSKHAYLQFFYGCDESFSLFGSETFLVSCASNSSYHSFFTLVPKFVKVESCMADAYVPVDLEGDQSNQTIKTVDYVPLLKSGFTLEWYGEACGKYCTESGGRCGHENGISVCYCRDGTHSAYCNRGDGGSRKWKLGLGIGVGFLGLFLIAIFIICCYKKRRASSNIFSRSTTDPYLNTDVEGGSCYFGVPVFPFNDLAKATNNFASEKELGDGGFGSVYHGKLKDGREVAVKRLYEHNYKRVEQFMNEIEILTRLRHRNLVSLYGCTSRHSRELLLVYEYIPNGTVADHLHGEQAKPGLLPWSIRMSIAIETATALAYLHASEIVHRDVKTNNILLDNNFTVKVADFGLSRLFPNDVTHVSTAPQGTPGYVDPEYHQCYQLTSKSDVYSFGVVLIELISSLPAVDITRHRHEINLANLATSKIQKCEFHELIDPSTGFETDSEVRRMTIAVAELAFQCLQQNKEMRPSMEEVLETLKSIESREDSPDENQEKEFDDIRIIKSEQPPPPSPECDEVGLLKNMRPPASPISVTHKWPSTRSITPNVSG from the exons ATGAGGCTGCATAAGCTGTTCTACCTTGACAAATCCATCCAAGTAAGTATCCTCATTTTCTCTTTCACCCTTCCAGTAGAGTCAGTTGTACCACAAGACTCAAGATATGAAGACTGTAAACCCAGAAACTGTGGTAGTGGCCCCGAGATACGCTACCCTTTTTACATCCATGGTGCCGGAGTAGACTTTTGTGGTCAGCCAGGCTTCAAAGTTGTGTGCATGGAAAACAAACCTATGTATTGGACCTCAAGAGGCCCCTACATCATCAATGATATATCATATGAAAACCAGTCAATGCGCGTGGTTGCTGCAGAGCATCTGAATGCTACTTGCTTCGCTCCTTCTCACAAATTCTCAATTGGGCACTTCTCTCCCTTCACTTATAGTTCCAAACACGCTTATCTTCAGTTCTTTTACGGATGCGACGaatcattttcactttttggTTCGGagacatttttggtttcttgtgCCTCCAATTCGAGTTATCATTCCTTTTTTACTTTAGTCCCTAAGTTTGTGAAGGTAGAGAGCTGCATGGCTGATGCTTATGTACCTGTTGACTTGGAGGGAGACCAATCTAATCAAACCATAAAAACTGTGGACTATGTTCCGTTGTTGAAGAGTGGATTTACCTTAGAATGGTATGGAGAAGCATGTGGGAAGTATTGTACAGAAAGCGGTGGTCGATGTGGACATGAAAATGGAATTAGTGTATGTTATTGCCGTGATGGAACCCATTCAGCATACTGCAATCGCG GAGACGGGGGCTCGAGGAAGTGGAAGTTAGGACTAG GTATCGGAGTGGGATTTCTAGGTTTATTTCTAATAGCCATCTTTATAATCTGCTGCTACAAAAAGAGACGTGCTTCTTCAAATATTTTCTCCAGGAGCACCACTGATCCTTACTTAAATACAGACGTAGAAGGGGGCAGCTGTTACTTTGGGGTCCCTGTTTTTCCCTTCAACGATCTTGCAAAAGCTACCAATAACTTCGCTAGCGAAAAAGAACTTGGAGATGGAGGTTTTGGATCTGTATATCATG GCAAACTCAAAGATGGTAGGGAAGTTGCGGTCAAGCGCTTATATGAGCACAACTACAAACGAGTAGAACAGTTCATGAATGAAATTGAAATCCTTACACGCCTTCGCCACAGAAATCTAGTCTCCCTTTATGGCTGCACTTCACGCCACAGCCGTGAACTCTTACTTGTGTATGAATACATTCCTAATGGCACTGTTGCTGATCATCTCCATGGTGAGCAAGCAAAACCTGGTTTGCTTCCCTGGTCTATTCGTATGAGCATTGCCATAGAAACAGCAACTGCATTAGCTTATCTCCATGCTTCTGAGATTGTACACCGTGATGTGAAGACTAataacattcttcttgacaacaaCTTCACTGTGAAAGTTGCAGATTTTGGTCTTTCCCGGTTGTTCCCCAACGATGTCACTCACGTATCAACTGCTCCACAAGGGACTCCTGGTTATGTTGATCCAGAGTATCATCAATGTTACCAGCTAACTAGTAAGAGTGATGTCTACAGCTTTGGGGTTGTCCTCATTGAGCTTATATCATCTCTGCCTGCAGTTGATATAACTAGGCATAGGCATGAGATTAACTTGGCTAACTTAGCAACAAGCAAGATTCAAAAGTGTGAATTCCATGAGTTGATCGATCCAAGTACTGGTTTTGAGACAGATAGTGAAGTTAGAAGGATGACAATCGCAGTGGCAGAGTTGGCTTTTCAATGCTTGCAACAGAACAAGGAAATGAGACCTTCCATGGAAGAGGTTTTAGAGACTTTAAAGAGCATTGAAAGCAGGGAGGATAGTCCTGATGAGAATCAAGAGAAAGAGTTTGATGATATTAGAATAATAAAGAGCGAACAACCACCACCACCTTCACCAGAATGTGATGAGGTTGGGCTGTTGAAGAACATGAGACCTCCAGCTTCACCAATCTCTGTGACCCATAAATGGCCAAGTACTAGGTCTATAACACCTAATGTCAGTGGCTAA